In one window of Chloroflexota bacterium DNA:
- a CDS encoding mechanosensitive ion channel family protein, translating to MNPTDIYQSIASATSTITTADFTRNLLLSVLIIVGLVLLRRLAMRYIYRQDLKSADRYRWTKLVSYAITGIGIVAIGAVWFSGIGGFATILGLILAGLIIALNEPLTNITAWAYILWRKPFVLGDRVALDDVRGDVADQDPLTFSLLEVGAPDNSSARQLTGKVVHVPNRFVFSQAVKNESEGFEFIWHEVPVVITFESDWEKAKSILTEIVEKHAADLVPDAETELEQASSKLIFATGNAEPAVYTRVVDHGIEMAMRFVAGVRRPRQMEQAIWEDVLRAFAAEPDIALAYPTQRFFRNPDEGKPGVGGPPVSR from the coding sequence ATGAATCCCACCGACATCTATCAATCGATCGCATCAGCGACGAGTACCATCACCACCGCGGACTTCACGCGCAATCTGCTGCTTTCGGTCTTGATCATCGTTGGGTTGGTATTGCTGCGGCGACTGGCCATGCGCTACATCTACCGGCAGGACCTGAAGTCTGCCGATCGCTACCGCTGGACCAAACTTGTAAGTTACGCAATTACGGGAATCGGAATCGTTGCTATCGGTGCCGTCTGGTTTAGCGGAATCGGTGGGTTTGCCACGATTCTGGGTCTTATTCTGGCAGGGCTGATCATTGCTCTGAATGAACCTCTGACCAACATTACTGCCTGGGCCTATATCCTGTGGCGAAAACCGTTCGTTCTCGGAGACCGCGTCGCTCTTGACGATGTACGCGGGGACGTTGCCGACCAGGATCCCCTCACTTTTTCGCTGCTGGAAGTGGGGGCACCTGACAACAGCAGTGCGCGTCAGTTGACCGGCAAGGTCGTTCATGTACCTAACCGGTTCGTTTTCTCGCAGGCAGTGAAGAATGAAAGCGAAGGTTTCGAGTTCATATGGCACGAGGTCCCGGTGGTAATCACATTCGAAAGCGATTGGGAAAAGGCCAAATCGATCTTGACCGAAATCGTGGAAAAACATGCAGCGGATCTTGTGCCAGATGCAGAAACTGAGTTGGAGCAGGCATCATCCAAACTGATATTTGCCACTGGAAACGCTGAACCGGCGGTGTATACTCGAGTCGTGGATCACGGCATCGAAATGGCGATGCGATTTGTGGCAGGCGTTCGGAGACCCCGACAGATGGAGCAAGCCATCTGGGAGGATGTGCTACGGGCTTTCGCAGCCGAACCGGACATCGCTCTTGCTTACCCGACACAACGATTCTTCCGCAATCCCGATGAAGGGAAACCTGGCGTTGGTGGACCCCCTGTCAGTAGATAA
- a CDS encoding aldo/keto reductase: MDYRFLGRSGLQVSALSLGSWVTFGSQFGEDQAYDCMKTAFDSGVNFFDNAEGYAAGEAEVIMGNVIKRAGWKRSDLIVSTKIFWGGGGPNDGGLSRKHIIEGTNAALARLQMDYVDLVFCHRPDQNTPIEETVRAMNFLIDQGKAFYWGTSEWSALHILEAYHIARREHLIPPTMEQPQYHMLHRERVEREYAPLYEEIGLGTTIWSPLAGGILTGKYDDGIPEGTRISLPGYEWLRDRFESEQGQKNIARAGDLKPVADDLGCSQAQLALAWCLKNPNVSTVITGASRPEQVEENMKALDVVEKLTPEVMEQIETILDNKPDQEQVFR, from the coding sequence ATGGATTATCGTTTTCTTGGCAGATCGGGATTGCAGGTTTCTGCTCTTTCCCTGGGATCATGGGTCACCTTTGGTTCTCAGTTTGGAGAGGACCAGGCCTATGATTGTATGAAAACAGCCTTTGATTCCGGTGTCAACTTTTTCGACAATGCCGAGGGATATGCCGCCGGCGAGGCGGAGGTCATCATGGGCAATGTCATCAAGCGTGCAGGCTGGAAGCGCTCCGATCTCATCGTTTCCACCAAGATCTTCTGGGGAGGCGGTGGTCCCAACGATGGAGGCCTCTCTCGCAAACATATCATCGAGGGCACGAACGCAGCCCTGGCGCGGCTCCAGATGGATTACGTGGACCTGGTGTTCTGCCACCGGCCTGACCAGAACACGCCCATCGAGGAGACGGTCCGGGCAATGAACTTTTTGATCGACCAGGGAAAGGCTTTTTATTGGGGTACCAGTGAGTGGAGCGCCCTCCACATTTTGGAGGCCTACCACATTGCCCGTCGCGAGCACTTGATTCCTCCAACGATGGAGCAACCTCAGTATCACATGCTGCATCGCGAGCGTGTTGAAAGGGAATATGCCCCTCTGTACGAGGAGATTGGCTTGGGCACAACCATCTGGAGTCCTCTGGCAGGTGGAATTCTAACGGGGAAATATGACGACGGGATCCCTGAGGGCACCCGCATTTCACTGCCCGGTTATGAATGGCTTCGTGATAGATTTGAAAGCGAACAGGGTCAGAAAAACATCGCCAGGGCGGGTGATTTGAAGCCGGTCGCTGATGATCTGGGCTGTTCCCAGGCACAGTTGGCCCTGGCATGGTGCTTGAAGAATCCCAATGTCAGTACCGTCATTACCGGGGCAAGTCGACCGGAGCAGGTCGAGGAGAACATGAAGGCGTTGGACGTGGTTGAAAAGCTCACGCCTGAGGTCATGGAGCAGATCGAGACGATTCTCGACAACAAGCCGGACCAGGAACAGGTGTTTCGCTAA
- the rimM gene encoding ribosome maturation factor RimM (Essential for efficient processing of 16S rRNA), which translates to MESVREQSSEIADGYVAIGRIGGCHGVRGDVKVTLHTDHPDRFLNMDHLFLGPEARPIRVLASRPHQNKMLLKLEGYEDRTTAEELRGLWIQIPLEEVAPLAEGEHYIFQLEGLRVATTGGAELGEVRDVLFTGANQVLIVRGEGREILIPFIQDVVLEVDVDGGRIVVEPVAGLLD; encoded by the coding sequence TTGGAAAGCGTAAGAGAACAATCATCGGAAATCGCCGATGGCTATGTTGCTATTGGGCGCATCGGTGGCTGCCACGGCGTTCGGGGCGATGTTAAGGTCACACTTCATACGGACCACCCCGATCGGTTCCTGAACATGGATCACCTGTTTCTGGGGCCAGAGGCCAGGCCCATCCGGGTGCTGGCAAGTAGACCCCATCAGAACAAGATGCTGCTGAAGTTGGAGGGTTATGAGGATCGGACAACGGCGGAAGAGTTGCGTGGCCTCTGGATCCAGATTCCTCTGGAGGAGGTAGCTCCTCTGGCCGAGGGTGAGCATTACATCTTTCAACTAGAGGGTCTTCGTGTAGCCACAACGGGCGGGGCGGAGTTAGGCGAAGTGCGCGACGTTCTTTTCACGGGCGCCAACCAGGTGCTTATCGTCCGCGGGGAAGGACGCGAGATATTGATTCCCTTTATTCAAGACGTTGTCCTCGAGGTCGATGTGGACGGGGGAAGGATTGTAGTCGAGCCGGTCGCCGGCCTTCTTGACTGA
- a CDS encoding DUF362 domain-containing protein → MAKSKVAVLSTSPQTVLSDYHRLMNLADYREVIARDVDTALKINISWHFFYPASSTTPWQLEGVIRAMEQDGYDKDLIHACHNRTVVIDSHLGERENKQVNVVDAHGLRNIHLYEGEEWIHIRDAVGDLADKFLALNEVYPDGFYIPKRFIGENIIHLPTVKTHIFTTTTGAMKNAFGGLLNERRHWTHPVIHETLVDLLMIQKEIHRGVFAVMDGTFAGDGPGPRCMVPYVKNVILASEDQVAIDAIAAKLMGIDPMSIKFIRIAHEMGLGCGDPDQIELVGDEETGQQNWHFEGPFREMTFASRMQHKIYWGPLKAPLEWSLKTVLAPWSYIASVLYHDTFWYPFFGKPKMQAALNSEWGRLFRNWEVLTPDENGFADVGQEAPELQLTGFAAFLQSLTILGTTITEAPEFASRKQQRLSAGHEETSPAVSESEASLAIGGLAAVAVVLGVLWFLISRLRGNDSE, encoded by the coding sequence ATGGCAAAGAGCAAAGTTGCAGTTCTAAGTACTTCTCCGCAGACGGTGCTGTCCGATTATCACAGGTTGATGAACCTGGCCGATTATCGGGAGGTGATCGCCCGTGATGTGGATACAGCCCTCAAGATCAATATCTCGTGGCACTTCTTTTACCCCGCTAGTTCGACCACTCCCTGGCAACTGGAGGGGGTTATCCGGGCCATGGAGCAGGATGGCTACGACAAGGACTTGATCCATGCCTGCCACAACCGCACAGTTGTAATCGACTCCCATCTGGGTGAAAGAGAAAACAAGCAGGTAAACGTCGTGGATGCCCACGGCCTGCGCAATATCCACCTCTATGAGGGCGAGGAATGGATACATATCCGCGATGCAGTGGGCGATCTTGCTGACAAGTTTCTGGCCTTGAATGAGGTCTATCCGGATGGGTTCTACATCCCGAAACGTTTCATCGGGGAGAACATCATCCATCTGCCCACGGTTAAAACGCACATATTCACGACCACGACCGGCGCGATGAAGAACGCATTTGGCGGCCTTCTGAATGAGCGCCGCCATTGGACCCATCCTGTGATCCACGAGACGCTGGTAGATCTTTTGATGATCCAGAAAGAGATCCATCGGGGCGTCTTCGCAGTGATGGATGGCACCTTTGCCGGGGATGGCCCGGGCCCGCGCTGCATGGTGCCCTACGTGAAGAATGTGATCCTGGCCAGCGAGGACCAGGTAGCAATCGACGCAATAGCGGCAAAGCTTATGGGCATTGATCCCATGTCGATCAAGTTTATTCGCATCGCCCACGAGATGGGATTGGGCTGTGGCGACCCGGACCAGATAGAGCTGGTGGGAGACGAGGAAACTGGCCAGCAGAATTGGCATTTCGAGGGCCCATTCCGTGAGATGACCTTCGCATCGAGGATGCAACACAAGATCTATTGGGGTCCGCTCAAAGCCCCCTTGGAATGGTCTTTGAAAACTGTGCTGGCGCCATGGTCCTACATTGCATCGGTACTCTACCACGATACCTTCTGGTATCCTTTCTTCGGAAAACCGAAAATGCAGGCTGCTCTTAACAGCGAATGGGGCCGCTTGTTCCGGAACTGGGAGGTCCTCACTCCCGACGAAAATGGTTTCGCCGACGTCGGGCAGGAAGCCCCGGAGCTTCAACTCACCGGTTTTGCCGCCTTCCTGCAATCATTGACGATTCTGGGAACTACTATTACGGAGGCACCCGAGTTTGCCTCACGCAAGCAGCAGCGACTCTCGGCAGGCCATGAGGAGACCTCGCCCGCTGTGAGCGAAAGCGAAGCCAGTCTGGCAATTGGCGGCCTGGCTGCTGTTGCTGTGGTACTCGGGGTGCTCTGGTTCCTGATTAGCAGGTTGCGGGGAAACGACAGCGAGTGA
- the rocD gene encoding ornithine--oxo-acid transaminase, which produces MSAEKYINLENKHVANIYHPLDVVIDRAEGVWMFDVNGKRYLDCLSAYSAVSQGHCHPRITEALIRQAQKVTLTSRAFRSDQLGPFSEEICELFGYDMVLPLNSGAEAVEAAVKTARKWGYEVKGVPDGQAEIIVCEGNFHGRTTTVISFSSEPRYRKHFGPLTPGFKLVPFGDHDALIDAIGPNTVAFMVEPIQGENGINIPPEGYLKFAKTLCERETILFVADEIQVGLGRTGKMLGCDHDGVRPDIVILGKALSGGAYPVSAILADREILGLFNPGDHGSTFGGNPLGMAIAREALNVLVDEGMIENAAKQGTYLAARLRRIESPFVKEVRGRGLFVGLEVSEAARGARRFAEELAEEGVLCKETHETVIRFAPPLIVTREEIDWLVDRVEAVFERIESEDGLASESTVGTAR; this is translated from the coding sequence ATGAGCGCTGAAAAGTACATTAATCTCGAGAACAAGCATGTCGCCAATATCTACCATCCCCTGGACGTCGTTATCGACCGGGCCGAAGGTGTCTGGATGTTCGACGTTAACGGCAAACGTTACCTGGATTGCCTGAGTGCCTACTCGGCGGTCAGCCAGGGTCACTGTCACCCTCGAATTACCGAAGCGCTGATCCGGCAAGCGCAGAAAGTCACCTTGACCTCGCGGGCTTTCAGAAGCGATCAACTTGGCCCCTTCAGCGAAGAGATCTGCGAGTTGTTTGGTTACGACATGGTGCTTCCACTTAACTCGGGCGCGGAAGCGGTTGAAGCTGCCGTGAAAACCGCCCGAAAATGGGGATATGAGGTTAAGGGCGTGCCCGATGGCCAGGCAGAGATCATTGTATGTGAGGGTAATTTCCACGGAAGAACAACCACGGTCATTAGCTTCTCGAGTGAGCCCAGGTACCGCAAACACTTTGGCCCCCTTACCCCCGGATTCAAGCTCGTACCTTTTGGAGACCACGATGCCCTGATTGACGCCATTGGCCCCAACACGGTGGCTTTCATGGTGGAGCCGATTCAAGGGGAAAACGGCATCAATATCCCGCCCGAAGGCTACCTGAAATTCGCAAAGACACTCTGCGAACGAGAGACGATTCTCTTTGTGGCCGACGAGATCCAGGTTGGCCTGGGTCGCACCGGCAAAATGCTTGGCTGTGACCACGACGGCGTCCGTCCCGATATTGTGATTTTGGGAAAGGCGCTCTCTGGTGGTGCCTACCCCGTCTCGGCCATCCTTGCCGACCGGGAGATATTGGGATTGTTCAATCCAGGTGACCATGGAAGCACCTTTGGCGGGAACCCGCTGGGCATGGCGATAGCCCGCGAGGCCCTGAATGTTCTGGTCGACGAGGGCATGATCGAAAATGCCGCTAAGCAAGGCACCTATCTGGCAGCACGCCTGCGCCGCATCGAGAGTCCCTTCGTCAAAGAGGTCCGGGGGCGCGGCTTGTTCGTCGGTCTCGAAGTTTCAGAAGCAGCGCGTGGCGCCCGTCGCTTTGCCGAGGAACTGGCGGAAGAGGGTGTTCTGTGCAAAGAGACCCATGAAACGGTCATCCGCTTCGCCCCGCCGCTGATCGTCACCCGGGAAGAGATCGATTGGCTGGTAGACCGCGTCGAGGCAGTGTTCGAACGGATCGAATCGGAAGATGGCCTCGCCTCGGAGAGCACGGTGGGTACAGCACGGTGA
- the rpsP gene encoding 30S ribosomal protein S16, with amino-acid sequence MVRIRLRRVGAKKQPSYRVVVANSESPRDGRFIENIGFFNPRTEPETVELKEDRALYWLSVGAQPSDAVRRLLVNAGVMEQHEAAKTANKAAAEA; translated from the coding sequence ATGGTCAGAATTCGACTGCGCCGGGTGGGCGCCAAGAAACAGCCAAGCTATCGTGTCGTCGTGGCCAATTCGGAATCGCCGCGCGATGGTCGCTTCATTGAAAACATCGGTTTCTTCAATCCTCGAACAGAGCCTGAGACGGTGGAGCTCAAGGAAGATCGAGCCCTATACTGGTTAAGCGTCGGGGCTCAGCCCAGTGATGCTGTGCGCCGGCTCCTGGTTAACGCCGGTGTGATGGAACAACACGAAGCAGCAAAAACCGCGAACAAAGCTGCCGCTGAAGCATAG
- the mutY gene encoding A/G-specific adenine glycosylase yields SDIAPALLAWADQGHLRSLPWRVDPRDPYVVWVSEVMLQQTQAGTVGPYLKRWLARFPGIAALAAAGQTEVLKAWEGLGYYSRARNLHKAAQIVATEHDGVLPQDRRDLLDLPGIGRYTAGAILSIAFGQQEPALDGNVKRVLTRLYDIEDDLRASATETHLWHLAGDLVAAVEPGQAGRLNETLMDLGATLCIPRNPRCLLCPLRDLCLSSERGTQGQRPVKSRRGPLPHFDVTAGVLRRPKYPDQFLIAQRPADGMLGGMWEFPGGKKDEGESLAGCLRRELCEELGIDVAVGQHITSIRHAYTHFQITLHAFECQLVAGEPRAIDVADWRWVTMAELAAFPFPVTDQKIIAALQVLDGAVF; encoded by the coding sequence GTCGGACATCGCGCCCGCACTGCTGGCCTGGGCCGATCAGGGGCATCTGCGCTCGCTTCCCTGGCGGGTGGATCCCCGTGATCCCTACGTGGTCTGGGTCAGCGAGGTCATGCTGCAGCAGACGCAGGCTGGTACAGTGGGACCTTATCTGAAGCGCTGGCTGGCCCGTTTTCCTGGCATTGCAGCCCTGGCGGCGGCTGGTCAGACCGAGGTGCTCAAGGCCTGGGAAGGGCTTGGCTATTACAGCCGTGCTCGCAATCTGCACAAGGCTGCCCAAATCGTGGCCACGGAGCATGACGGCGTCTTACCGCAGGATCGGCGGGATTTGCTCGACCTTCCGGGCATCGGTCGCTATACGGCCGGCGCCATTCTCAGCATTGCATTTGGGCAACAGGAGCCCGCGCTGGATGGCAATGTCAAGCGGGTGTTGACCCGTCTCTACGACATCGAGGATGATCTACGCGCTTCTGCCACAGAGACTCATCTTTGGCACCTGGCGGGCGACCTGGTCGCCGCGGTGGAACCAGGTCAGGCCGGCCGGCTCAACGAGACGTTGATGGACTTGGGGGCAACGCTTTGTATCCCGCGAAACCCGCGTTGTCTTCTCTGCCCCCTGCGTGATCTCTGTCTCTCCAGCGAACGGGGAACGCAAGGGCAACGCCCCGTGAAGTCCCGGCGAGGTCCATTGCCCCATTTTGACGTAACGGCAGGTGTCTTGCGCAGGCCGAAGTACCCCGACCAGTTTTTGATTGCGCAACGTCCAGCCGATGGCATGCTCGGCGGAATGTGGGAGTTCCCGGGGGGCAAAAAAGATGAGGGCGAGAGCCTGGCCGGGTGTCTGCGCCGGGAGTTGTGCGAGGAACTGGGAATCGACGTGGCTGTTGGTCAGCACATCACCAGCATTCGCCACGCCTACACCCATTTTCAGATAACCCTTCACGCCTTCGAGTGCCAGTTGGTCGCGGGCGAACCCAGGGCAATCGACGTTGCCGATTGGCGTTGGGTGACCATGGCGGAACTGGCGGCCTTTCCCTTCCCTGTCACCGACCAGAAGATAATCGCTGCGCTGCAAGTATTGGACGGGGCCGTATTCTGA
- a CDS encoding ABC transporter permease: MSKLRLVAEKQFRKEVLSRGFLFAVLSLPLFLAFSIGMGALVENLTEETATVGYVDQAGFLAVASTPAAESGVVLVDFDSADAARAALDLGQIDAFFILPPDYPADPKVELISFDRLPGWATRHFNDVLRVNLLADFDQIVVDRALAGPRISVQAVDVEREFPDSGPPPGSLLVVVMAVLFAFLVMIVSATLMEAVVEEKENRTMEILATSISVGRLMAGKILGIAAMGFLLFLAWTFFLAAAGWIAAQLFDVSWLKEIQVNWRDTLLLGTVAVPAFLSIAALMTMLGSTLIDSQEAHQIGPLMFIVLMVPLYFLVPIARNPAGPGPVAASILPFTAVPVLAVRSLFMEVPAWQFIAAAALSAIFAIALIWLAGRAFRLSMLRYGSRLPVGDIFQRRSTGSPAAQARSG, translated from the coding sequence ATGTCAAAGCTGCGTTTGGTTGCCGAAAAACAATTTCGAAAAGAGGTGCTTTCGAGGGGATTCTTGTTTGCCGTACTGAGTCTCCCCCTGTTTCTGGCGTTTTCCATTGGCATGGGTGCCCTGGTGGAAAATCTGACCGAGGAAACAGCAACGGTCGGCTATGTAGATCAGGCTGGATTTCTCGCCGTGGCCTCCACGCCAGCCGCTGAATCAGGAGTGGTCCTGGTCGACTTCGACTCAGCTGACGCGGCTCGGGCAGCCCTCGATCTCGGCCAGATCGACGCGTTTTTCATTCTACCGCCAGATTACCCGGCCGACCCAAAGGTCGAGTTGATTTCCTTCGACCGGCTACCTGGTTGGGCCACCAGGCATTTCAACGATGTGCTGCGCGTCAATCTGTTGGCGGATTTCGACCAGATCGTCGTAGATCGCGCCCTTGCCGGACCGCGGATATCTGTGCAGGCCGTCGATGTCGAACGGGAGTTCCCTGACAGTGGTCCGCCACCGGGCAGCCTTCTCGTGGTGGTGATGGCAGTCCTATTCGCCTTCCTGGTTATGATCGTGTCCGCCACACTTATGGAGGCGGTGGTCGAGGAAAAAGAGAATCGCACCATGGAGATCCTGGCCACCTCGATATCGGTGGGTCGCTTGATGGCCGGCAAGATCCTGGGGATCGCGGCCATGGGGTTCCTGCTGTTCCTGGCATGGACGTTTTTCCTTGCGGCGGCAGGTTGGATCGCTGCCCAACTGTTCGACGTTTCGTGGCTGAAGGAGATCCAGGTCAACTGGCGGGACACTCTGCTGTTGGGCACAGTCGCAGTACCCGCGTTCCTGTCTATTGCTGCCTTGATGACGATGTTGGGATCGACGCTGATCGACTCTCAGGAAGCGCATCAGATAGGTCCACTGATGTTTATTGTTTTGATGGTTCCACTCTACTTTCTGGTTCCGATTGCCAGGAATCCTGCTGGCCCAGGGCCGGTGGCTGCCAGCATCCTTCCGTTCACGGCGGTGCCTGTGCTGGCGGTCCGCAGCCTCTTCATGGAGGTGCCTGCCTGGCAGTTCATCGCCGCTGCCGCGCTGTCTGCCATCTTTGCGATCGCGCTGATCTGGTTGGCGGGACGGGCCTTCAGGTTGAGCATGTTGCGCTACGGCAGCCGATTGCCGGTGGGTGACATTTTCCAGAGGAGATCAACGGGATCGCCGGCGGCACAGGCAAGGTCAGGTTGA
- a CDS encoding ABC transporter permease, with the protein MKKMLLVMVSEISTTLHRKTFLLFAFVLPLVLGLVALGFVLLKRDSAPAAVQVDNAPPLSSAKMPRHGYVDLAPLTEVRPDGMPAGTLTAFATEGQARAALEAAGIDGYYVIPEDYLERGGLTYVAPRYNPIEDRVSTGSLERMLLANMLDGDDALAQQFMQPMELSRMQLSPAETDSASESWISEMFPTLMVLVLYMAIMMPASTLLNAVADEKKNRIVEVLMTSLSPVQLITGKILALGILGLFSTAVWLAILFLVATKGGSALSVPPDFDPPMQMLFWAFVYFLGGFSVYSAQMAGAGAMSSDPKEARSAVLVIMGPMIVAYMFMIVVILNPNGPIALFVSLFPLTSPVGMIARMSVTEVPLWQATLAAVLQFLTAIWIVRLVARLFRAKYLLSGQTFSVKGYYEALLGRA; encoded by the coding sequence ATGAAAAAGATGTTGTTGGTCATGGTTAGCGAGATAAGCACTACCCTTCATCGCAAGACTTTTTTGCTGTTTGCGTTTGTGCTGCCATTGGTGCTTGGCCTCGTTGCCCTGGGCTTCGTGCTATTGAAGCGGGATTCCGCGCCGGCAGCGGTTCAGGTTGACAACGCGCCACCGTTGTCGAGTGCGAAGATGCCGCGCCATGGCTATGTAGATCTGGCGCCCCTGACTGAAGTGCGCCCGGATGGCATGCCGGCGGGGACGCTGACGGCATTTGCGACGGAAGGGCAGGCTCGGGCTGCCCTGGAGGCAGCCGGGATCGATGGTTACTATGTGATCCCGGAGGATTATCTGGAACGCGGCGGACTCACCTATGTGGCGCCGCGCTACAATCCTATCGAGGACCGGGTTTCCACGGGCAGTCTGGAACGCATGCTGCTGGCAAACATGCTGGACGGAGACGACGCGCTGGCACAACAATTCATGCAGCCAATGGAACTGTCCAGAATGCAGCTTTCGCCAGCCGAAACGGATAGTGCCTCGGAATCCTGGATATCTGAAATGTTTCCCACATTGATGGTGCTGGTGCTCTATATGGCGATCATGATGCCGGCCAGTACCCTGCTCAACGCGGTGGCCGACGAAAAAAAGAACCGGATTGTCGAAGTCCTGATGACCTCGCTGTCGCCCGTGCAGTTGATCACCGGCAAGATCCTGGCCCTGGGGATTCTGGGCTTGTTCTCGACTGCCGTGTGGCTCGCGATACTGTTCCTTGTGGCAACCAAGGGCGGATCGGCGCTGTCCGTGCCGCCCGATTTTGATCCCCCCATGCAGATGCTGTTCTGGGCCTTCGTCTATTTCCTGGGCGGCTTTTCAGTTTACAGTGCCCAGATGGCCGGTGCAGGCGCCATGTCGTCTGACCCCAAGGAGGCGAGGAGCGCGGTGCTCGTCATCATGGGTCCCATGATCGTAGCTTACATGTTTATGATCGTTGTCATCCTGAATCCCAACGGCCCTATTGCGTTGTTTGTGAGTCTGTTCCCCCTCACATCGCCGGTGGGCATGATCGCCCGGATGTCGGTGACCGAGGTGCCCCTCTGGCAGGCCACGCTGGCTGCCGTGCTGCAGTTCCTGACGGCGATCTGGATTGTGAGACTGGTAGCTCGTCTGTTCAGAGCGAAGTATCTGCTGTCCGGACAAACTTTTTCGGTCAAGGGATATTATGAGGCGCTGTTGGGACGGGCCTGA
- a CDS encoding KH domain-containing protein — translation MKELIEYIAEHLVDAPASVKVRERRTSRGVQLELQVARRDMGRVIGKEGRVANAMRTVLRVPAMRQGQNVSLDID, via the coding sequence GTGAAGGAACTTATCGAGTACATTGCAGAACATCTGGTAGACGCCCCCGCCAGTGTCAAGGTTCGGGAGCGGCGTACAAGCCGCGGGGTGCAACTGGAACTCCAGGTCGCGCGCCGGGATATGGGCAGGGTCATCGGAAAAGAAGGCCGGGTGGCCAACGCCATGCGTACGGTGTTGCGTGTCCCGGCAATGCGCCAGGGCCAGAACGTCTCCCTCGATATCGATTGA
- a CDS encoding ATP-binding cassette domain-containing protein: MTSSVQVSHVAKAFGPVQAVSDVTFSVQAGEIFGLLGPNGAGKTTTIRLILDIFKPDRGQVSILGGPMSEDKMDRIGYMPEERGLYQDMPLESCLVYLATLKGLSRREARNRLDGYLDRFDLAEHRRKKVKELSRGMQQKAQIINTVVHGPELLIVDEPFSGLDPVNTQLVKTLLLDLKDKGTTIIMSTHMMHQVEELCDRIVLINQGQNVLYGPLEQIRRDFSGHAVMVKVDGDLPALTGVQDTIQKNGSIQLVLADQTAPQEILRQLMADHATVEQFEIAVPTLDEIFIRTVNEQ, from the coding sequence ATGACCAGCAGTGTTCAGGTCTCTCATGTCGCTAAGGCCTTTGGCCCGGTACAGGCAGTTTCTGATGTGACTTTCTCCGTTCAGGCCGGCGAGATTTTTGGGCTGCTTGGTCCAAATGGTGCAGGAAAGACGACTACGATTCGTCTCATTTTGGATATCTTCAAACCCGATCGCGGCCAGGTATCAATCCTGGGCGGTCCAATGTCTGAAGACAAGATGGACCGCATTGGCTACATGCCTGAGGAACGGGGTCTTTATCAGGACATGCCGCTGGAGTCCTGCCTGGTGTACCTGGCAACTTTGAAGGGACTCTCTCGAAGGGAAGCCCGCAACCGGCTGGACGGATACCTGGACCGCTTTGATCTTGCAGAGCACAGGCGCAAAAAGGTCAAGGAACTCAGCCGCGGCATGCAACAGAAGGCGCAGATCATCAATACGGTAGTGCATGGGCCCGAATTGCTGATTGTGGATGAGCCGTTCAGCGGATTGGATCCTGTCAACACCCAGCTGGTCAAAACCTTGCTGCTCGATCTGAAGGATAAGGGAACGACCATTATCATGTCGACCCATATGATGCATCAGGTCGAAGAACTTTGTGATCGTATCGTGCTCATCAACCAGGGACAGAACGTGCTGTACGGACCCCTGGAGCAGATTCGTCGCGATTTCTCCGGGCACGCAGTGATGGTCAAGGTCGACGGTGACCTGCCGGCGTTGACCGGCGTGCAGGACACCATACAGAAAAACGGATCCATCCAACTGGTTCTGGCAGATCAGACCGCTCCGCAGGAGATATTGCGGCAGCTCATGGCAGATCATGCCACCGTGGAACAGTTTGAGATTGCCGTGCCGACGCTGGACGAAATCTTCATCCGGACCGTAAACGAGCAGTAG
- a CDS encoding NUDIX domain-containing protein codes for MPDRTVIRYRSAGGVVIDDHGRVLLIERHIDDRHEVRLPKGHVDPGETVEGAALREVCEETGYCDLELVADLGWRMVAFDLNAAHVIREEHFFLMALASQRWQTPEFADDKEALFSNRWSPDVNAAEAALTFEAEKDAVRRAKTAYEKDFDT; via the coding sequence ATGCCCGACAGAACTGTGATTCGCTATCGGTCCGCAGGTGGCGTTGTGATCGATGATCATGGGCGCGTATTGTTGATAGAGCGCCACATCGATGATCGCCACGAAGTCCGCCTGCCAAAGGGGCACGTCGACCCCGGTGAGACGGTAGAGGGGGCTGCCCTTCGAGAGGTTTGTGAGGAAACTGGCTATTGCGATCTGGAGCTTGTGGCTGATCTGGGTTGGCGCATGGTAGCGTTCGATTTGAATGCAGCGCACGTTATCCGAGAGGAACATTTTTTCCTGATGGCCCTTGCCAGCCAGCGTTGGCAAACGCCCGAATTCGCTGACGACAAAGAGGCGCTTTTCTCCAATCGCTGGTCACCCGATGTTAATGCCGCAGAAGCGGCTTTAACATTCGAGGCTGAAAAGGATGCTGTTCGTCGAGCAAAAACGGCTTATGAAAAAGACTTCGACACTTAA